A region from the Melioribacter roseus P3M-2 genome encodes:
- a CDS encoding Ser-Thr-rich GPI-anchored membrane family protein, whose product MRKIFYLLSLVSIICSCREELPVEEEPFYPSLFVKPEIFSPAEGDLYYTGSKMEIKWEMPGSVEKVYIRLLRKTVVKEIISAETENDGEFEWNIDVNIKPSIHYRIEIANHDSHYPVVTSDYFIIKSGLAP is encoded by the coding sequence ATGAGAAAGATTTTTTATCTATTATCGCTTGTTTCGATTATTTGCTCGTGCAGAGAGGAGCTTCCCGTCGAAGAAGAGCCGTTTTATCCGTCGTTATTCGTCAAACCCGAAATTTTCTCTCCCGCTGAAGGCGATCTATATTATACGGGAAGTAAAATGGAGATAAAGTGGGAAATGCCAGGCAGCGTCGAAAAGGTTTATATTCGTCTGCTCAGAAAAACTGTGGTCAAAGAGATAATTTCCGCTGAGACCGAAAACGACGGTGAATTCGAATGGAATATCGACGTAAACATTAAACCTTCAATTCACTACAGAATTGAAATAGCGAATCACGACTCGCATTATCCCGTTGTTACGAGCGATTACTTTATAATAAAATCCGGTCTGGCGCCATAA
- a CDS encoding MBL fold metallo-hydrolase — protein MIKFLSIGGAREVGANSYYLQIDGTGILLDCGIHPRKKGLDSLPLFDLLENYPLDFVIISHAHQDHVGALPFLIKKFPHVIIYTTPYTKELVSVTLHNAVNILKKETNGEENISFFTHEEIDLLVRSIRDYDYNEEFELRGLNSSAQLKGCFFDAGHILGSAMVMIKTDDKKILYTGDMNLSDQSIEIGADLEALNDVDFLIMESTYGDTNTKLTGNWESERNRFINELNKIISKGGSVLIPVFALGKMQEMLMLIYEAIRSGKLTDAEVYTGGIGREISSIYDRYRYVVRRKNRDTELKQIPQSNLYEINDYNHYKKNPGYLLASSGMMLEGTMSFQLAEFWLKQKDFAVFGVGYMDPATPGYKIINAKNNDALKLRGDREINVECEINRFYFSAHANRDGLINFAKSLKPETVILVHGEESAQNWLGFHLLESDPGIKLFSAELGKEIILRD, from the coding sequence ATGATTAAATTCCTCTCGATAGGAGGCGCTCGGGAAGTAGGCGCCAATTCTTATTACCTTCAGATTGACGGAACGGGAATATTGCTCGACTGCGGAATTCACCCGCGCAAGAAAGGACTCGATTCGCTGCCTCTGTTCGACTTGTTGGAAAATTATCCGCTTGATTTTGTGATTATATCACACGCCCATCAGGATCATGTCGGCGCTTTGCCGTTTTTGATAAAGAAATTTCCGCACGTAATTATTTACACGACTCCTTATACGAAGGAATTGGTGTCCGTTACCCTTCACAATGCGGTGAATATTCTTAAGAAGGAAACAAACGGAGAAGAAAACATTTCTTTTTTCACTCACGAAGAAATAGATCTTCTCGTAAGAAGCATACGCGATTACGATTATAATGAAGAATTTGAACTGCGGGGTTTGAATTCCTCCGCTCAATTAAAAGGATGTTTCTTCGACGCAGGTCATATACTCGGATCGGCAATGGTGATGATAAAAACGGACGACAAAAAAATTTTGTATACGGGCGACATGAATTTGTCCGATCAATCGATTGAAATTGGAGCGGACCTCGAAGCATTGAACGATGTGGATTTTTTGATAATGGAATCGACTTACGGCGATACCAACACGAAATTGACGGGTAATTGGGAATCGGAACGCAATCGATTCATAAACGAATTGAACAAAATTATTTCAAAAGGCGGGTCTGTTTTGATTCCCGTTTTTGCGCTAGGGAAAATGCAGGAAATGTTAATGCTGATTTATGAAGCCATAAGAAGCGGCAAACTGACAGATGCGGAAGTTTATACCGGAGGAATCGGCAGGGAAATATCAAGCATTTATGACCGGTACCGATACGTGGTCAGAAGAAAAAATCGCGATACGGAGCTCAAACAAATTCCCCAATCGAATTTGTATGAAATTAACGATTATAACCATTACAAAAAAAATCCTGGGTATCTGCTGGCGTCCAGCGGAATGATGCTCGAAGGCACTATGTCGTTTCAACTGGCGGAATTCTGGCTCAAACAAAAAGACTTCGCTGTTTTCGGAGTCGGATATATGGACCCCGCAACTCCGGGATATAAAATTATAAATGCAAAAAATAATGACGCGCTGAAATTAAGAGGCGATAGGGAAATTAACGTAGAGTGCGAAATTAATCGTTTCTATTTTTCGGCGCATGCAAACAGGGACGGTCTGATAAATTTCGCAAAGAGTTTGAAACCCGAAACGGTTATTCTCGTTCACGGAGAAGAATCCGCGCAGAACTGGTTGGGTTTTCATTTGCTCGAATCCGATCCCGGCATTAAACTCTTCTCGGCGGAATTGGGAAAAGAAATCATCCTGAGGGACTAA